The Stratiformator vulcanicus genome has a segment encoding these proteins:
- a CDS encoding DUF1501 domain-containing protein — MNLPTPSGMDRRHFMRHLATAAATVPTLEFISHVKANAAEVRKKQKACILMWLGGGAPTIDIWDLKPGSKNGGEFNPISTKGDLQISEHMPKTAMQMDNLSVVRSMSTREADHTRGRYYMHTAYVPNPTVVHPVFGSVVSYELGSARSELEIPSFISIGGAAGSPGFLGMAHAPFTVDSNGRIRNANMDSMDQQRLKNRLAMLDVVENNFINSNRGDSPLAHRQVYEKAVNLMTSSQMDAFKVEQESSETQASYGTSQFGRGLLMARRLVEVGVPFIEVNMGGWDLHNNVFQTLRDQRLPQLDQGISALAADLKQRGMADDVVLVCMGEFGRTPRINQNVGRDHFAAAWSVMVGGGGLNGGVAVGETDADGVRVVGKSYQPGDIWATVAHALGIPLDTVHTSKRGRPMRIANGGQPIQDLIG, encoded by the coding sequence ATGAATCTTCCCACTCCTTCCGGCATGGACCGTCGCCACTTTATGCGGCATCTGGCGACGGCGGCCGCGACGGTCCCGACGCTCGAGTTTATTTCGCACGTCAAAGCGAATGCGGCTGAGGTTCGTAAGAAGCAAAAAGCCTGCATCTTGATGTGGCTCGGTGGCGGTGCCCCGACCATTGATATTTGGGACCTGAAGCCGGGCAGCAAGAACGGCGGCGAGTTCAATCCGATCTCGACTAAGGGCGATCTCCAGATTTCGGAGCACATGCCCAAGACGGCCATGCAGATGGACAACCTCTCGGTCGTCCGCAGCATGAGCACTCGCGAAGCTGATCACACACGTGGTCGCTATTACATGCACACGGCCTACGTGCCGAATCCGACGGTCGTGCATCCGGTCTTCGGTAGCGTTGTTAGCTATGAACTTGGAAGTGCTCGCAGCGAACTCGAGATTCCGTCGTTCATCAGCATTGGTGGCGCGGCCGGCAGCCCCGGCTTCCTCGGGATGGCCCATGCCCCGTTCACCGTTGATAGCAACGGGCGAATCCGTAATGCCAACATGGACAGTATGGATCAGCAACGGCTAAAGAATCGGCTGGCGATGCTCGATGTCGTCGAGAACAACTTCATTAATTCGAATCGCGGTGATAGCCCCTTGGCTCACCGGCAGGTCTATGAGAAGGCCGTCAATCTCATGACGTCCTCTCAAATGGACGCGTTCAAAGTCGAACAGGAGTCCTCCGAAACGCAGGCGTCCTACGGGACATCGCAGTTCGGTCGCGGACTGCTTATGGCTCGGCGACTTGTCGAAGTGGGCGTTCCATTTATCGAAGTCAACATGGGCGGCTGGGACCTGCACAACAACGTCTTCCAGACATTGCGTGACCAACGACTGCCGCAGCTCGACCAAGGAATCTCGGCGCTCGCCGCGGACCTGAAACAGCGTGGTATGGCCGATGATGTCGTACTTGTGTGCATGGGTGAATTCGGACGAACTCCGCGTATTAACCAGAACGTCGGCCGTGATCACTTTGCCGCGGCGTGGAGTGTGATGGTCGGCGGCGGCGGTCTTAATGGCGGTGTTGCCGTCGGTGAGACTGACGCGGACGGCGTTCGCGTCGTCGGTAAGAGCTATCAGCCCGGAGACATCTGGGCGACCGTTGCTCACGCCCTCGGCATTCCGCTCGACACGGTTCACACGAGCAAGCGTGGTCGTCCGATGCGAATCGCTAACGGCGGTCAGCCGATCCAGGATTTGATTGGTTAA
- a CDS encoding NADPH-dependent assimilatory sulfite reductase hemoprotein subunit, with the protein MADQAELSKLEGIKASSNYLRGSIAEELQNDRPDFSGEAIQLLKHHGTYQQDNRDLRKAKGPDGKPLGKQFSMMVRTRIPGGRVTAEQFLAEIDLGDLLGEGTVRITTRQGFQLHGVPKGSLRETIRKINETKLTTFAACGDVSRNVMACPAPFKRDNVREEMQRMAFGLAELLRPQTKAYYDLWLRDDADPQNLKANLSDDPAEPVEPVYGEVYLPRKFKMGIALPEDNCIDVYTQDLGFLAIVEEGEIVGYNVLVGGGMGMTPAKSETFPALAKRMAYVTPDQVMQVATAVVKVQRDHGNRADRKQARMKYLIAKQGLEWFKAKVEEHFGASLPEPHPADVTDAPDHMGWNEQGDGNWFLGLNIENGRVADFENGPKWKTALRELLQTYGMEIRLTALQGAILCDIKPEDREDINAILKKHDIKQAAELSLVRRYSMACPALPMCGLAVTESERIFPTVIDDIEKRIAQYGLAGERITIHMTGCPNGCARPYTPDIGLVGKAKSRYTVYLGGNDIGTRLAYIYKDLVREEHVADVLSPALQYFKLARNDGETFGDFCARVGQEDIERYAKLLEQEAKVLSGELGALSDDQLAEFIEKFADDLSAEQLESIVTEGQKRTRAGANGRLGEYLVDAEKRFDVLRT; encoded by the coding sequence ATGGCGGATCAGGCCGAACTGAGCAAGTTGGAAGGCATTAAAGCTTCCAGTAATTACCTTCGCGGTTCGATCGCGGAGGAACTGCAGAACGATCGCCCCGACTTCTCCGGCGAAGCGATCCAACTGCTCAAACACCACGGAACCTATCAGCAGGACAACCGCGACCTGCGCAAGGCCAAAGGGCCAGACGGCAAGCCGCTGGGAAAACAGTTCTCCATGATGGTCCGCACGCGAATCCCCGGTGGCCGCGTCACCGCCGAGCAGTTTCTCGCGGAAATCGACCTGGGCGACCTGTTAGGCGAGGGAACCGTCCGCATCACGACGCGGCAAGGTTTCCAGCTTCACGGCGTTCCCAAGGGAAGCCTGCGGGAGACGATCCGCAAGATCAACGAAACCAAACTGACCACCTTCGCCGCCTGCGGCGACGTGTCCCGGAACGTGATGGCCTGCCCCGCCCCGTTCAAGAGGGACAACGTCCGCGAGGAGATGCAGCGGATGGCGTTCGGACTCGCCGAATTGCTCCGTCCGCAAACGAAAGCCTATTACGACCTGTGGCTGCGAGATGACGCCGACCCGCAGAACCTGAAGGCCAATCTCAGTGACGATCCCGCTGAGCCGGTGGAGCCGGTTTACGGTGAAGTCTATCTGCCCCGCAAATTCAAGATGGGGATCGCCCTGCCCGAAGACAACTGCATCGACGTCTACACGCAGGACCTCGGATTTCTGGCGATCGTCGAGGAGGGCGAGATTGTCGGCTACAACGTGCTGGTCGGCGGCGGCATGGGCATGACGCCCGCGAAGTCGGAGACGTTCCCCGCGCTCGCCAAACGCATGGCATACGTCACGCCCGACCAAGTGATGCAAGTCGCAACCGCCGTCGTGAAGGTGCAGCGCGATCACGGCAACCGCGCCGACCGCAAGCAAGCCCGCATGAAGTATCTGATTGCAAAGCAGGGCCTCGAATGGTTTAAGGCGAAGGTCGAGGAACACTTCGGAGCATCATTGCCGGAGCCTCATCCCGCCGATGTAACCGACGCCCCAGACCACATGGGCTGGAATGAGCAGGGGGACGGAAACTGGTTCCTCGGTCTTAATATCGAGAACGGCCGTGTTGCCGACTTTGAAAATGGCCCTAAATGGAAGACCGCGCTGCGGGAACTGCTTCAGACCTACGGCATGGAGATTCGGCTCACCGCACTGCAGGGAGCGATCCTGTGCGATATTAAGCCGGAGGACCGCGAGGATATTAACGCGATCCTTAAGAAGCACGACATTAAACAGGCCGCGGAACTTTCGCTGGTCCGTCGCTATTCAATGGCTTGCCCGGCGCTGCCGATGTGCGGGTTAGCCGTGACGGAGAGCGAACGGATATTCCCAACCGTGATCGACGACATTGAAAAGCGGATCGCTCAGTACGGCCTCGCCGGCGAACGAATCACCATTCACATGACTGGCTGCCCCAACGGCTGCGCCCGTCCCTACACGCCCGACATCGGCCTCGTCGGCAAGGCGAAAAGCCGCTACACCGTCTACCTCGGCGGTAACGACATCGGCACCCGCCTCGCATACATCTATAAAGACCTCGTGCGGGAAGAACACGTCGCCGATGTGCTCTCCCCCGCCCTGCAATACTTCAAACTGGCCCGCAACGACGGCGAAACCTTCGGCGACTTCTGTGCCCGCGTGGGACAGGAAGACATCGAGCGCTACGCCAAACTATTGGAACAGGAAGCGAAAGTCCTCTCCGGCGAACTCGGTGCTCTCAGCGACGACCAACTGGCGGAGTTCATCGAGAAGTTCGCCGATGACCTGAGCGCCGAGCAGTTAGAATCGATCGTGACGGAAGGCCAGAAGCGAACCAGAGCTGGTGCGAATGGTCGCCTTGGCGAATATCTTGTCGATGCCGAGAAACGATTTGACGTTCTACGGACGTAG
- the folD gene encoding bifunctional methylenetetrahydrofolate dehydrogenase/methenyltetrahydrofolate cyclohydrolase FolD, translating into MPAKIIDGKAIAADLREKIAADVAEFHASTSVTPHLVAILVGDDQASAVYVRNKEADCAKVGIKSTLHRLPAETTQADLLELIQSLNHYPDVHGILCQLPLPAQIDEQTILDSIDPSKDVDAFHPENVGRIAQGRPRFLPCTPHGCQHLLIASGIETKGAHAVVLGRSEIVGKPLAMMLMQRGAGGDATVTICHSRTKGLSEITRQADILIAAIGKTKFVTADMVKPGAAVIDVGINRDESTGKLVGDVDYEALLDVASAITPVPGGVGPMTRAMLLRNTLTAAKLSR; encoded by the coding sequence ATGCCCGCGAAGATTATTGACGGCAAAGCGATCGCGGCCGATCTGCGGGAAAAGATTGCCGCGGATGTGGCTGAGTTTCACGCTTCGACCTCCGTTACGCCTCACCTCGTCGCGATCCTCGTCGGCGATGACCAGGCCAGTGCCGTCTATGTCCGTAATAAGGAGGCTGATTGCGCGAAGGTCGGGATCAAGAGCACGCTGCATCGGCTTCCCGCTGAGACGACGCAGGCCGACCTGCTCGAACTGATCCAGAGTCTGAATCACTACCCGGACGTGCACGGCATCCTGTGCCAACTCCCGCTGCCGGCACAGATCGACGAGCAAACGATTCTCGACTCGATCGATCCGTCCAAAGACGTCGATGCCTTTCATCCTGAGAACGTCGGTCGGATCGCGCAGGGCCGACCGCGGTTTCTCCCCTGCACGCCGCACGGCTGTCAGCACTTACTGATCGCCAGCGGAATTGAGACCAAGGGTGCCCACGCCGTCGTGCTGGGCCGCAGTGAGATCGTCGGCAAGCCACTCGCCATGATGCTCATGCAGCGCGGCGCAGGAGGTGACGCCACCGTGACTATCTGCCATAGCCGTACGAAAGGCCTCTCCGAAATCACCCGACAGGCCGACATCCTGATCGCCGCGATCGGTAAGACGAAGTTCGTTACCGCCGACATGGTGAAGCCGGGAGCAGCAGTGATTGACGTCGGCATTAATCGAGACGAATCGACCGGCAAGCTCGTCGGGGACGTTGATTACGAAGCGCTACTCGACGTGGCGTCGGCAATCACCCCGGTGCCCGGCGGCGTCGGACCGATGACGCGGGCGATGTTATTAAGGAATACGCTGACTGCGGCGAAGTTAAGCAGATAG
- a CDS encoding Uma2 family endonuclease — MSTDTAAKKPITAQNHPILDRADRGPLLQNGDRMDADEFMRRYEASPGLKAELIDGRVYVASPVRNSRHSVPNSSFTWWVTHYAIHTPGVEPGTNGTVVLEDDNLTQPDALLRILKSSGGQSDESDEDYIENAPELVCEIAASSVNYDLHDKLELYCRSGVKEYIVWRVEDGEIDWFAGNEGRFEKQQPGEDGLYYSQAFPGLWLDAKAMLSGDLKTVLVKLQTGINAPEHEKFVERLESTAGERKA; from the coding sequence ATGTCGACCGACACCGCTGCAAAAAAGCCGATCACCGCACAGAATCATCCGATTCTCGATCGGGCGGATCGAGGACCGCTACTGCAAAACGGTGATCGCATGGACGCGGATGAGTTCATGCGACGCTACGAAGCGTCGCCGGGACTGAAGGCGGAGCTGATTGACGGGAGAGTTTACGTGGCTTCACCGGTACGCAACAGCAGGCACAGCGTCCCCAATTCGAGCTTCACCTGGTGGGTCACGCACTACGCGATTCACACGCCCGGCGTCGAACCCGGAACCAACGGGACCGTCGTTCTGGAAGATGACAATCTTACACAACCGGATGCACTACTTCGCATCTTGAAGAGTTCGGGAGGCCAGTCGGACGAATCGGACGAGGACTATATTGAGAATGCCCCCGAACTCGTCTGCGAAATTGCCGCCAGCAGCGTCAATTATGACCTCCACGACAAGCTGGAACTTTATTGCCGCTCGGGCGTGAAAGAATACATTGTCTGGCGTGTCGAAGACGGCGAGATCGATTGGTTCGCCGGGAACGAAGGCCGCTTCGAAAAGCAGCAGCCCGGCGAAGACGGGCTTTATTATAGCCAAGCCTTCCCGGGATTATGGCTCGACGCTAAGGCGATGCTGTCGGGCGATCTAAAGACGGTGCTCGTCAAGCTGCAAACCGGCATTAATGCACCGGAGCACGAAAAATTCGTCGAGCGACTTGAATCAACCGCGGGCGAACGGAAGGCGTAA
- a CDS encoding four helix bundle protein, producing the protein MSEKRQEADWPTFAFERLDAWQVAMSFADEVYRVTRKFPNSEQFGLVSQMRRAAVSVGANIAEGNARTGPRDEIRFLEISYSSLMEVISHSVIAHRQGFPSDSDCCVLRQTAFRCCQLISGLRRSKT; encoded by the coding sequence GTGAGCGAGAAGCGACAGGAGGCTGATTGGCCGACTTTTGCGTTCGAGAGATTGGATGCATGGCAGGTAGCGATGTCGTTTGCCGACGAGGTCTATCGAGTCACCCGAAAGTTTCCAAATTCTGAACAGTTCGGATTGGTCAGCCAGATGCGGCGGGCAGCAGTCTCGGTTGGTGCGAATATCGCCGAAGGGAATGCAAGAACTGGTCCGAGAGACGAGATCAGGTTTCTTGAAATCTCATATAGTTCACTGATGGAGGTAATTTCGCACTCAGTAATCGCTCATCGACAAGGTTTCCCTTCCGATAGCGATTGTTGCGTGTTGAGACAGACTGCGTTTCGTTGCTGCCAACTGATAAGTGGACTGCGTAGAAGCAAGACTTAG
- a CDS encoding phosphatidylglycerophosphatase A family protein codes for MRERNEGEDDLEGRLAEPKSSLPLGTRICLLLATGFGTGLSPIAPGTVGSLLGPPLVWGVQYFLPIWAYWPVAGLVLVGGTIVCEIAARHLRLDDPPAVVIDEIAAFFIVYALVPVTPATAVIGFALFRLFDISKVWPVSLMEDFHGGVGIMLDDLVAGFYAGLVLTGIFVATGTVGPITDDRTSTLPHRSAVATLQFEDYEFGGEDQKHAREDY; via the coding sequence GTGCGGGAAAGAAACGAAGGCGAAGATGACCTTGAGGGCAGGCTCGCGGAGCCGAAGTCATCGCTTCCGCTCGGGACGCGGATTTGCCTGCTTCTGGCGACCGGTTTTGGCACGGGGCTCAGCCCAATCGCCCCGGGGACGGTGGGGAGCCTTTTGGGGCCGCCGCTGGTGTGGGGCGTGCAATACTTCCTGCCGATTTGGGCCTATTGGCCGGTTGCGGGGTTAGTTTTGGTCGGTGGGACGATTGTGTGCGAAATTGCCGCACGTCATCTTCGCCTCGACGACCCGCCCGCGGTCGTGATCGATGAAATTGCCGCCTTTTTTATCGTGTACGCCCTCGTCCCGGTGACGCCGGCAACCGCCGTGATCGGGTTCGCTTTGTTCCGGCTGTTCGACATTTCCAAGGTCTGGCCGGTCAGTTTGATGGAAGACTTCCACGGCGGAGTCGGAATCATGCTCGACGACCTCGTCGCGGGCTTTTACGCAGGATTGGTGCTGACCGGGATTTTCGTCGCGACGGGAACCGTCGGGCCGATCACAGATGATCGCACTTCGACTTTGCCTCATCGCTCGGCGGTGGCTACGTTGCAATTTGAAGACTACGAGTTCGGGGGAGAGGACCAGAAACATGCCCGCGAAGATTATTGA
- a CDS encoding sigma-70 family RNA polymerase sigma factor, translating to MSTSSDAQGHSGADFVGPDRQAGDDTRFAPGDEFIGLFTKSQRRLYLFILSQVGRPNDAEEILQETNIVIWRKASKFELGSNFFAWASRIAVYEVLKHRERKGRDKLHFSPEFVESITEEAEAISLVYEERRKALATCLEKLRPNDRELITRRYAPGKSGKDIAETLGRPVNAVYQSIGRVRRQLLECINREVKSVLEPNYPTGNEV from the coding sequence ATGAGTACGTCCTCGGATGCGCAAGGTCATTCCGGGGCCGATTTCGTCGGTCCCGATCGGCAAGCGGGTGATGACACTCGCTTTGCACCCGGCGATGAATTTATCGGACTGTTCACCAAGAGTCAGCGTCGACTCTACCTGTTCATTCTGAGTCAGGTGGGCCGCCCAAACGATGCCGAAGAGATTCTGCAAGAGACGAACATCGTCATCTGGCGGAAGGCTTCAAAGTTCGAACTCGGTTCTAATTTCTTCGCGTGGGCATCACGCATCGCGGTTTACGAAGTTCTGAAGCACCGAGAACGAAAAGGCCGGGACAAACTACATTTCAGTCCCGAGTTCGTGGAATCGATCACCGAAGAGGCTGAGGCAATCTCGCTTGTTTATGAAGAGCGACGAAAGGCTCTCGCAACCTGTCTTGAGAAGCTTCGACCGAACGACCGGGAACTAATTACTCGGCGATATGCCCCAGGAAAATCAGGGAAAGACATCGCCGAGACACTCGGCCGACCGGTGAATGCGGTTTATCAGTCGATCGGGCGTGTTCGTCGCCAACTGCTGGAGTGCATCAATCGCGAAGTTAAATCGGTATTAGAACCGAACTATCCGACCGGCAATGAGGTTTAA
- a CDS encoding DUF1549 domain-containing protein, with the protein MRDVAAQSGLSEFDQLFDAFCEDALDADGMRRMERLVIEDPQTRRRYLELMCLHGTLVWDAALSDHPLKQPVTTEERRIRKRFASAMALAAALLVGLSAALYSLSGNQEVPVVVDADPQTDVISETPEDSIGSSPEVVLPERRPIELAATADPETNSAVNESSPDEADRPALMGDEFARNGSPLSSPELIAFIDQRLEAGWQDAGITPSDRAKPGAWLRRVSLDITGRIPQKETVDQFLSADLSTRSASARRLIVEQLIASDEYARHLGSVWTNLLVGRQPERSTDREFLELYMTRSFARDRGWDEIVADLISAEGSPKENGAAGFLVAHVNNEAVPATAITSRVLLGTQVQCMQCHDHPFNDWKQSDFWELNSFFKQVDLVERKQGDRMFGELVERSGGGPTFYENRRGIMRAAYPKYGGHEVSEAAEVNRRAELARLISTGSDRQLARAFVNRTWAHFFGAGFTRPVDDMGPHNPPSHPEILNALTEAFVASEYDVRQLALWICSTKAYALSSRFSEDNTIDDPAAGHMPLFSRVYVKPMTVEQIYDSLVVASGVEHGGIPDRDEWLGQFFFNYQNDENDEASTVGTLPQALAMMNSELVDEALEVRPGRRLYDIATARASDAEKIKDVCRTILSRNPTAGEMAAIKQLMRNSRTGPQTSPATGLQNYAWALLNSNEFAFVP; encoded by the coding sequence ATGCGAGATGTCGCGGCCCAATCCGGCCTGAGCGAATTCGATCAGCTATTCGACGCGTTTTGCGAAGACGCGCTCGACGCTGACGGCATGCGCCGGATGGAACGCCTGGTGATTGAAGACCCGCAGACGCGCCGTCGCTATCTCGAATTGATGTGTCTGCATGGAACGCTTGTGTGGGATGCGGCTTTAAGCGATCACCCGCTGAAGCAGCCTGTCACGACTGAAGAACGACGCATTCGAAAACGATTCGCGTCGGCAATGGCCTTAGCGGCGGCGTTACTCGTCGGTTTGTCCGCAGCCCTTTACAGCCTTAGCGGAAATCAAGAGGTCCCCGTTGTAGTCGATGCTGATCCGCAGACTGACGTGATCAGCGAAACGCCGGAAGACTCGATAGGGTCGTCGCCTGAGGTCGTCCTACCGGAGCGTCGACCGATCGAACTGGCAGCCACGGCCGATCCTGAAACGAACTCAGCGGTTAATGAGTCGTCGCCCGATGAAGCGGATCGCCCTGCGTTGATGGGAGACGAGTTCGCCCGAAACGGTTCGCCTCTAAGTAGTCCGGAATTAATCGCTTTCATCGACCAACGTTTGGAAGCCGGATGGCAGGATGCCGGCATTACTCCCTCCGACCGCGCGAAGCCGGGCGCATGGCTGCGGCGGGTGTCTCTCGACATCACCGGTCGAATTCCCCAAAAAGAAACCGTCGATCAATTCCTGTCCGCAGACTTGTCTACACGTTCGGCCTCGGCACGTCGGCTGATCGTCGAGCAACTTATCGCCTCGGACGAATACGCCCGACATCTCGGGTCGGTCTGGACGAATTTGCTCGTCGGGCGGCAGCCGGAACGATCGACGGATCGCGAATTTCTCGAACTCTATATGACGCGGAGTTTCGCCCGAGATCGCGGTTGGGACGAGATCGTAGCCGATCTGATCTCAGCCGAGGGTTCCCCAAAGGAGAACGGAGCGGCTGGTTTTCTGGTCGCGCACGTCAACAACGAAGCGGTTCCCGCAACGGCAATTACGTCGCGCGTACTTCTTGGCACGCAGGTTCAGTGCATGCAGTGCCACGATCACCCCTTCAACGATTGGAAGCAGTCCGACTTCTGGGAGCTTAATAGCTTCTTTAAACAGGTGGACCTTGTTGAGCGCAAGCAAGGCGACCGAATGTTCGGCGAGCTTGTGGAGCGGTCGGGCGGCGGGCCGACGTTTTATGAGAATCGTCGCGGCATTATGAGGGCGGCTTATCCCAAGTACGGCGGCCACGAAGTCTCCGAAGCGGCCGAAGTAAATCGGCGTGCGGAATTGGCCCGCCTGATCTCAACGGGGAGTGACCGTCAGTTGGCTCGGGCCTTCGTGAACCGAACATGGGCGCACTTTTTCGGGGCGGGTTTCACGCGGCCGGTCGACGACATGGGCCCGCACAATCCGCCGTCGCATCCTGAGATTCTTAATGCTCTGACCGAGGCGTTCGTAGCCTCCGAATACGACGTGCGGCAGCTCGCGCTTTGGATTTGCAGCACCAAGGCCTACGCACTTTCGAGCCGCTTCAGTGAAGACAACACGATCGACGATCCCGCGGCCGGACACATGCCTCTGTTCAGCCGGGTCTATGTAAAGCCGATGACCGTCGAACAAATATATGACTCGTTGGTTGTCGCCTCCGGTGTTGAACACGGCGGAATTCCTGACCGCGATGAGTGGTTGGGGCAGTTCTTCTTCAACTACCAAAACGATGAGAATGACGAGGCATCGACTGTCGGGACGCTACCTCAGGCGCTGGCCATGATGAATAGCGAATTAGTCGATGAAGCACTTGAGGTCAGGCCCGGCCGTCGCCTCTACGACATCGCCACCGCGCGAGCATCTGATGCCGAAAAAATTAAGGATGTTTGCCGCACGATCCTTTCTCGCAATCCCACCGCAGGCGAGATGGCCGCCATCAAGCAGTTGATGCGAAACAGCCGCACCGGTCCGCAGACATCGCCTGCAACCGGGTTGCAGAATTATGCTTGGGCGCTGCTGAACTCCAATGAGTTCGCATTCGTGCCGTAG
- a CDS encoding DNA polymerase IV: MILHVDMDAFYASVEERDRPELRGKPVVVGGRSGRGVVSAANYVARKFGIHSAMPGFKAKRLCPHAIFVKGRMSRYAEVSKQIREIFHRYTPLVQPLSLDEAFLDVTGSERLFGPAVDVGRRIQTDIGTELDLPCSVGVAPNKFLAKIASDLEKPNGFTVVQPGTELDFLAPLSVSRIWGVGPVAQKKLAALGIETVAQLRAVPMDIMKSRFGSHGEHLARLSRAIDDREVIPDHTAKSISHEHTFGDDIRDLEILRSWLRELTDQVGRRLRRHDRKARTVTLKIRYEDFATYSRSRTLPEPTNVTELFWRAADELLREHLPSRRLSVRLLGIGVSQIEASPLVQRSLFDEDTSRLQQLDGVCDEITERFGSGAVKHALSLGVGRREASENTDDLKQ, from the coding sequence ATGATCCTGCACGTCGACATGGACGCTTTCTACGCCTCGGTCGAGGAGCGCGACCGGCCGGAGCTGCGCGGAAAGCCGGTGGTCGTGGGAGGGCGCAGCGGCCGGGGTGTCGTCTCGGCGGCAAACTACGTCGCCCGAAAATTCGGCATTCACAGCGCGATGCCCGGCTTCAAGGCAAAGCGGCTGTGTCCGCACGCCATCTTCGTGAAGGGGCGGATGTCGCGCTACGCCGAGGTGTCCAAGCAGATCCGGGAGATTTTTCACCGATACACGCCGCTGGTGCAGCCGCTATCACTCGACGAGGCGTTTCTGGATGTGACGGGTTCCGAGCGGCTGTTCGGTCCCGCTGTCGATGTCGGTCGCCGCATCCAAACTGACATCGGCACTGAGCTCGATCTGCCCTGCTCGGTCGGAGTAGCACCGAACAAATTTTTGGCCAAGATCGCAAGTGATCTGGAGAAGCCCAACGGCTTTACCGTCGTGCAGCCGGGGACCGAACTCGATTTCCTTGCCCCCCTGTCGGTGAGCCGCATCTGGGGCGTCGGCCCGGTCGCCCAGAAGAAGCTCGCCGCACTCGGCATCGAAACGGTCGCGCAGCTTCGAGCCGTCCCGATGGACATCATGAAATCCAGGTTCGGCTCACATGGCGAACACCTTGCGCGCCTGTCGCGAGCTATCGACGACCGTGAAGTGATTCCTGATCACACGGCCAAGTCGATCTCGCACGAACACACATTCGGCGATGACATTCGTGATCTCGAAATCCTGCGAAGCTGGCTGCGTGAATTAACCGATCAGGTCGGCCGCCGCCTGCGTCGGCACGATCGCAAAGCTCGCACCGTGACCTTAAAAATTCGTTATGAAGACTTCGCGACCTATTCGCGCTCCCGCACCTTGCCGGAGCCAACCAATGTCACCGAACTATTTTGGCGGGCGGCGGACGAATTACTGCGTGAGCACTTACCGTCGCGCCGGCTGTCGGTCCGGCTGCTGGGCATTGGCGTCTCGCAGATCGAAGCGTCGCCGCTGGTGCAACGATCGCTGTTTGACGAAGACACGTCGCGACTGCAGCAACTGGACGGCGTCTGTGACGAGATTACCGAGCGATTCGGTTCCGGAGCAGTAAAGCATGCGTTGTCGCTGGGAGTCGGGCGACGAGAAGCATCCGAGAACACCGACGATCTGAAGCAGTAA